From the Leifsonia sp. AG29 genome, one window contains:
- a CDS encoding ParA family protein — protein MTRNDEVETPLPGLDDSTPLKLGPTGRPRRPFPVPAPLTQHGPAKIIALCNQKGGVGKTTTSINLGASLAEYGRRVLAIDFDPQGALSAGLGAQTHDATTIYDLLLNRNADVPGAIQQTGTAGLDIIPANIDLSAAEVHLVNEVAREQILAGVLRKVSADYDVILVDCQPSLGILTVNALTASHGVLIPLECEYFALRGVALLIETIDKVRERLNPAIELDGILATMYDSRTLHSREVLERVVDAFGDRVLETVISRTVKFPDASVAATPITQFAPEHAAAEAYRQLARELVFRGAVA, from the coding sequence GTGACGCGCAACGACGAGGTCGAGACCCCGCTTCCGGGCTTGGACGACTCCACGCCGCTGAAGCTCGGGCCCACCGGGCGTCCGCGTCGTCCGTTCCCGGTCCCCGCACCGCTGACCCAGCACGGCCCGGCCAAGATCATCGCCCTCTGCAACCAGAAGGGCGGCGTCGGCAAGACCACCACCTCCATCAACCTCGGCGCGTCGCTCGCCGAGTACGGGAGGCGCGTCCTCGCCATCGACTTCGACCCGCAGGGCGCGCTGTCGGCGGGCCTCGGGGCGCAGACCCACGACGCCACCACCATCTACGACCTGCTGCTCAACCGGAACGCCGACGTCCCCGGCGCGATCCAGCAGACCGGCACGGCGGGGCTCGACATCATCCCCGCCAACATCGACCTGTCGGCGGCAGAGGTCCACCTCGTCAACGAGGTCGCCCGCGAGCAGATCCTGGCGGGCGTGCTCCGCAAGGTGTCGGCCGACTACGACGTGATCCTCGTCGACTGTCAGCCGTCGCTCGGCATCCTCACGGTCAACGCTCTCACGGCGAGCCACGGCGTCCTGATCCCGCTCGAGTGCGAGTACTTCGCCCTCCGCGGCGTCGCGCTCCTCATCGAGACGATCGACAAGGTGCGCGAGCGGCTCAACCCGGCGATCGAGCTCGACGGCATCCTGGCCACCATGTACGACTCGCGCACGCTCCACTCGCGGGAGGTGCTGGAGCGCGTCGTCGACGCCTTCGGCGACCGCGTCCTCGAGACGGTCATCTCGCGCACGGTGAAGTTCCCCGACGCCTCCGTCGCCGCGACCCCGATCACGCAGTTCGCCCCCGAGCACGCCGCGGCCGAGGCGTACCGCCAGCTGGCGCGGGAACTGGTGTTCCGTGGCGCCGTCGCCTGA
- a CDS encoding CTP synthase, whose product MVDYSDSGTTKHIFVTGGVVSSLGKGLTAASLGNLLTARGLRVVMQKLDPYLNVDPGTMNPFQHGEVFVTDDGAETDLDIGHYERFLDINLSQSANVTTGQIYSNVIAKERRGEYLGDTVQVIPHITDEIKRRMRLQAQPGPDGEPAPDVIITEIGGTVGDIESQPFIESARQVRHELGRKNCFFVHVSLVPFMNASGEQKTKPTQHSVAALRSIGIQPDALVLRSDRPVSESNKRKIALMCDVDEAAVVNAVDVPSIYDIPTMLHDQGLDAYIIDQLGLDQAADVDWAGWSRVLQAVHDPKHEVTIGLVGKYIDLPDAYLSVTEALRAGGFAHQAKVKLKWIASDECQTPEGAAAQLSEVDAICVPGGFGVRGIEGKVGALRFARENGIPALGLCLGLQCMVIEYARHEAGLAGASSSEFDPDTEFPVIATMAEQVEIIAGGDLGGTMRLGLYPASLAEGSLVAELYGAPQASERHRHRYEVNNNYREQIADAGLWFSGTSPDGHLVEYVELPRDVHPFYVGTQAHPELRSRPNHAHPLFAGLVGAALERQKASLLFEVAADA is encoded by the coding sequence GTGGTGGATTATTCAGACAGCGGCACTACCAAGCACATCTTCGTGACAGGTGGTGTCGTTTCTTCTTTGGGGAAGGGTCTGACGGCCGCCTCCCTCGGCAACCTCCTGACGGCCCGCGGGCTCCGCGTGGTCATGCAGAAGCTCGACCCGTATCTCAACGTCGATCCCGGAACGATGAACCCGTTCCAGCACGGCGAGGTCTTCGTCACCGACGACGGCGCCGAGACCGATCTCGACATCGGGCACTACGAGCGCTTCCTCGACATCAACCTGAGCCAATCGGCCAACGTGACCACCGGCCAGATCTACTCGAACGTCATCGCCAAGGAGCGCCGCGGCGAGTACCTCGGCGACACCGTCCAGGTCATCCCGCACATCACCGACGAGATCAAGCGGCGGATGCGCCTCCAGGCCCAGCCCGGTCCGGACGGCGAGCCCGCCCCCGACGTGATCATCACCGAGATCGGAGGCACGGTCGGCGACATCGAGTCGCAGCCGTTCATCGAGTCGGCACGCCAGGTGCGCCACGAGCTCGGCCGGAAGAACTGCTTCTTCGTTCACGTCTCGCTCGTCCCCTTCATGAACGCCTCGGGCGAGCAGAAGACCAAGCCGACCCAGCACTCCGTCGCCGCTCTCCGCAGCATCGGCATCCAGCCCGACGCGCTCGTCCTCCGCAGCGACCGCCCCGTCTCCGAGAGCAACAAGCGCAAGATCGCGCTCATGTGCGACGTCGACGAGGCGGCCGTGGTGAACGCGGTCGACGTGCCGAGCATCTACGACATCCCGACGATGCTGCACGACCAGGGGCTCGACGCCTACATCATCGACCAGCTCGGTCTCGACCAGGCGGCCGACGTCGACTGGGCCGGCTGGTCGCGCGTGCTGCAGGCCGTCCACGACCCGAAGCACGAGGTCACGATCGGGCTCGTCGGCAAGTACATCGACCTGCCCGACGCGTACCTCTCGGTGACGGAGGCGCTGCGAGCGGGAGGCTTCGCCCACCAGGCGAAGGTGAAGCTCAAGTGGATCGCCTCCGACGAGTGCCAGACCCCGGAGGGCGCCGCCGCTCAGCTGAGCGAGGTCGACGCCATCTGCGTGCCGGGCGGCTTCGGCGTGCGCGGCATCGAGGGCAAGGTCGGCGCGCTCCGGTTCGCGCGCGAGAACGGCATCCCGGCGCTCGGGCTGTGCCTCGGCCTCCAGTGCATGGTCATCGAGTACGCGCGGCACGAGGCCGGCCTGGCGGGCGCGTCCTCCTCGGAGTTCGACCCCGATACCGAGTTCCCTGTGATCGCCACGATGGCCGAGCAGGTCGAGATCATCGCCGGCGGCGACCTCGGCGGCACCATGCGCCTCGGGCTCTACCCGGCGTCCCTCGCCGAGGGGTCGCTCGTCGCCGAGCTCTACGGCGCCCCGCAGGCGAGCGAGCGGCACCGCCACCGGTACGAGGTCAACAACAACTACCGCGAGCAGATCGCCGACGCGGGGCTGTGGTTCTCGGGCACCTCGCCGGACGGTCACCTCGTCGAGTACGTCGAGCTGCCGCGCGACGTGCACCCGTTCTACGTGGGCACGCAGGCTCACCCCGAGCTGCGCTCGCGTCCGAACCACGCCCACCCGCTGTTCGCGGGTCTCGTCGGCGCCGCCCTCGAGCGTCAGAAGGCCAGCCTCCTGTTCGAAGTCGCGGCGGACGCCTGA
- a CDS encoding segregation and condensation protein A, producing the protein MAPSPDDGPTAEQLDAENRGFRVAVGEFEGPFDLLLSLITKHELDITEVSLSRVTDEFIAYLRTLDSDDSLDEASEFLLVAATLLDLKVAGLLPQGELVDAEDVALLEARDLLFARLLQYRAFKEASAWFAERWEAESGRHARSVRLEDKFRQRTPELVWTLSLDDFAAMATLALTPREVPVVGLDHLHAPLVSIREQAAVVVGMLRRGEPMSFRQLVAGAEQKGVVVARFLAILELYRHAAIAFEQLEPLGELTLRWTAEHWSEENLTNLGADYDG; encoded by the coding sequence GTGGCGCCGTCGCCTGACGACGGCCCGACCGCCGAGCAGCTCGACGCCGAGAACCGCGGCTTCCGGGTCGCGGTGGGGGAGTTCGAGGGCCCGTTCGACCTCCTCCTGTCGCTGATCACCAAGCACGAGCTCGACATCACCGAGGTGTCGCTCAGCCGCGTCACCGATGAGTTCATCGCCTACCTGCGCACCCTCGACTCCGACGACAGCCTCGACGAGGCGAGCGAGTTCCTCCTGGTCGCCGCGACGCTCCTCGACCTGAAGGTCGCCGGGCTGCTCCCGCAGGGCGAGCTCGTCGACGCCGAGGACGTGGCCCTCCTCGAGGCTCGGGACCTCCTGTTCGCGAGGCTGCTCCAGTACCGGGCGTTCAAGGAGGCCTCCGCCTGGTTCGCCGAGCGGTGGGAGGCGGAGAGCGGCCGCCACGCGCGGTCGGTCCGGCTCGAGGACAAGTTCCGCCAACGCACGCCCGAGCTCGTGTGGACGTTGAGCCTCGACGACTTCGCCGCGATGGCGACGCTCGCCCTCACCCCGCGCGAGGTGCCCGTGGTGGGTCTCGACCACCTCCACGCGCCGCTCGTCAGCATCCGCGAGCAGGCGGCCGTCGTCGTCGGGATGCTCCGGCGCGGCGAGCCGATGTCGTTCCGCCAGCTGGTCGCGGGGGCGGAGCAGAAGGGCGTCGTGGTGGCGCGCTTCCTCGCCATCCTCGAGCTGTACCGGCACGCGGCGATCGCGTTCGAGCAGCTCGAACCGCTGGGCGAGCTCACCCTGCGCTGGACGGCGGAGCACTGGTCGGAGGAGAACCTGACGAATCTCGGAGCGGATTATGACGGCTGA
- a CDS encoding pseudouridine synthase, with amino-acid sequence MSADRAPQGERLQKVMAAAGVASRRVSEEMIVAGRVTVNGEVVTELGRRIDPLTDELAVDGTAVQLDTSRRYVMLNKPVGVVSSMRDEQGRPDLSRFTRDYPERLFNVGRLDAETSGLLILTNDGELAHVLAHPSFGVTKTYIARVRGVVTPATIAQLTRGVELDDGPIAADKAKLLQVNPGVGDSLVEITLHSGRNRIVRRMLAEVGHPVKELVRRQFGPLHLGTLKAGRMRDLTREELGALLTIAREGRRPAD; translated from the coding sequence ATGTCCGCTGACAGGGCGCCGCAGGGGGAGCGGCTGCAGAAGGTCATGGCGGCCGCGGGCGTCGCCTCCCGTCGCGTCTCGGAGGAGATGATCGTCGCGGGCCGCGTCACCGTGAACGGCGAGGTCGTCACCGAGCTCGGCCGACGGATCGACCCGCTCACCGACGAGCTCGCCGTCGACGGCACGGCGGTCCAGCTCGACACCAGCCGCCGGTACGTCATGCTGAACAAGCCGGTCGGCGTCGTCAGCTCGATGCGCGACGAGCAGGGGAGGCCCGACCTCTCGCGCTTCACGCGGGACTATCCGGAGCGCCTGTTCAACGTGGGGCGGCTCGACGCCGAGACGTCGGGACTCCTGATCCTCACCAACGACGGCGAACTGGCGCACGTGCTGGCGCACCCGAGCTTCGGCGTCACCAAGACCTACATCGCCCGAGTGCGCGGCGTGGTCACCCCCGCGACGATCGCCCAGCTGACCCGCGGCGTCGAACTCGACGACGGTCCGATCGCGGCCGATAAGGCGAAGCTCCTGCAGGTGAACCCGGGGGTCGGCGACAGCCTGGTCGAGATCACGCTGCACTCCGGGCGCAACCGGATCGTGCGCCGCATGCTCGCCGAGGTGGGTCACCCGGTCAAGGAGCTCGTCCGCCGTCAGTTCGGCCCGCTGCACCTCGGCACCCTCAAGGCCGGGCGGATGCGCGACCTGACGCGCGAGGAGCTCGGCGCGCTGCTGACCATCGCCCGGGAGGGGCGCCGCCCGGCTGACTAA
- the xerD gene encoding site-specific tyrosine recombinase XerD translates to MTLAAEVDGYLRHVAIERGLSANTVAAYRRDLGVYREWLTACGVNTAADVTTPMISEFAQYLGSREEAPLTASSLARMLSTVRGFHRFLLEEGRVETDVAHDIRPPKLASRLPKAITVSQVEALLAAAEGDDIASLRDRALLELLYATGARVSEAVGLNVDDVIDADVVRLTGKGSKQRIVPLGSYAQEAVASYLVRARPELSRRGRATPALFLGMRGARLSRQNAWLIIRAAAEKAKLGVEVSPHTLRHSFATHLLAGGADVRVVQELLGHSSVATTQIYTLVTADTLRDVYTTAHPRAR, encoded by the coding sequence GTGACCCTCGCGGCGGAGGTCGACGGCTACCTCCGTCACGTCGCGATCGAGCGCGGGCTATCCGCGAATACCGTGGCCGCCTACCGCCGCGACCTCGGCGTCTACAGGGAGTGGCTCACGGCCTGCGGCGTCAACACGGCTGCAGACGTCACGACGCCCATGATCTCGGAGTTCGCCCAGTACCTCGGGTCGCGCGAGGAGGCGCCGCTCACCGCCTCCTCGCTGGCCCGGATGCTGTCGACGGTGCGCGGCTTCCACCGCTTCCTGCTGGAGGAGGGGCGTGTCGAGACGGATGTCGCGCACGACATCCGCCCGCCGAAGCTCGCCAGCCGGCTTCCGAAGGCGATCACGGTAAGCCAGGTCGAGGCGCTCCTCGCGGCAGCTGAGGGGGACGACATCGCCTCCCTCCGCGACCGTGCCCTCCTCGAGCTGCTGTACGCGACGGGTGCGCGGGTCAGCGAAGCCGTCGGACTCAACGTGGACGACGTCATCGACGCGGACGTGGTCCGACTCACCGGCAAGGGGAGCAAGCAGCGGATCGTCCCCCTCGGGAGCTATGCACAGGAGGCGGTCGCCTCCTATCTCGTTCGCGCGCGGCCGGAGCTATCGCGCAGGGGCCGTGCGACCCCGGCCCTCTTCCTCGGCATGCGGGGTGCCCGGCTGTCGCGGCAGAACGCCTGGCTCATCATCCGGGCGGCCGCCGAGAAGGCGAAGCTGGGCGTCGAGGTCTCGCCGCACACGCTGCGGCATTCGTTCGCGACCCACCTGCTCGCCGGAGGCGCGGATGTGCGCGTCGTGCAGGAGCTGCTCGGGCATTCGTCGGTGGCGACGACGCAGATCTACACACTGGTCACGGCCGACACCCTGCGCGACGTCTACACCACGGCGCACCCGCGCGCCCGCTGA
- the scpB gene encoding SMC-Scp complex subunit ScpB — MTADNGIEEAAVADGIEATDTTEVPAPVEDARIERALEAILMVADEPMSIVTLATAVGAPVKRVKAAIAALVADFDGEDGGVRRGFELREVGGGWRVYVREEFDAVVSGYVLQQNPTKLSQAALETLAVIAYKQPISRGAIASIRAVNVDSVVRTLLGRGLITELFTDSETGAINYGTTDLLLSQLGINSVDELPKISPLLADGSEGFDDVR, encoded by the coding sequence ATGACGGCTGACAACGGAATCGAGGAGGCCGCTGTGGCGGACGGCATCGAGGCGACCGACACCACGGAGGTGCCGGCGCCCGTCGAGGACGCTCGCATCGAGCGCGCCCTGGAGGCGATCCTGATGGTCGCCGACGAGCCGATGAGCATCGTGACGCTCGCCACCGCGGTCGGTGCGCCGGTGAAGCGCGTGAAGGCCGCCATCGCGGCCCTCGTCGCCGACTTCGACGGCGAAGACGGGGGAGTGCGCCGCGGCTTCGAGCTTCGTGAGGTCGGCGGAGGCTGGCGCGTCTACGTGCGCGAGGAGTTCGACGCGGTCGTCTCCGGCTACGTGCTGCAGCAGAATCCCACCAAGCTGTCGCAGGCGGCTCTCGAGACGCTGGCGGTCATCGCCTACAAGCAGCCGATCAGCCGCGGAGCGATCGCCTCCATTCGTGCTGTGAACGTCGACTCGGTCGTGCGGACGCTCCTCGGCCGCGGCCTCATCACCGAGCTCTTCACCGACTCGGAGACGGGTGCGATCAACTACGGGACGACCGACCTCCTCCTCTCGCAGCTCGGCATCAACTCGGTCGACGAGCTGCCGAAGATCTCACCGCTGCTGGCCGATGGCTCGGAAGGGTTCGACGATGTCCGCTGA
- a CDS encoding NUDIX domain-containing protein, with protein sequence MPAELRDESFRPEVVSSEVAFHGKIWDVRRDVFRYGDGELTREYVDHTGAVGVLALDDEDRVLLIKQYRHPVRHREWELPAGLLDMDNEDPLEAAKRELGEEADLEADEWDLLQDVFSSPGGNDEVIRLYLARSVRSTGSAFDREAEEADIELAWVPLDDAVEAVLGRTLHNAPLMIAVLTAKAARDAGWSTLGPADAPWPDHPKRD encoded by the coding sequence ATGCCGGCGGAGCTCCGCGACGAGTCCTTCCGCCCCGAGGTCGTGTCGTCGGAGGTCGCCTTCCACGGCAAGATCTGGGACGTCCGGCGTGACGTCTTCCGCTACGGCGACGGCGAGCTGACCCGCGAGTACGTCGACCACACCGGCGCCGTGGGCGTGCTCGCCCTCGACGACGAAGACCGCGTCCTCCTCATCAAGCAGTACCGTCACCCGGTTCGTCACCGCGAGTGGGAACTCCCGGCGGGCCTCCTCGACATGGACAACGAGGACCCGCTCGAGGCCGCCAAGCGCGAGCTCGGCGAGGAGGCCGACCTCGAGGCCGACGAGTGGGACCTCCTGCAGGACGTCTTCTCGAGCCCCGGCGGCAACGACGAGGTCATCCGGCTGTACCTGGCGCGATCGGTCCGATCGACCGGCTCCGCGTTCGACCGCGAGGCCGAGGAGGCCGACATCGAGCTCGCCTGGGTGCCGCTCGACGACGCGGTGGAGGCGGTGCTCGGCCGCACCCTCCACAACGCGCCCCTCATGATCGCCGTCCTCACCGCGAAGGCCGCCCGTGACGCGGGCTGGTCGACGCTCGGCCCGGCCGACGCGCCGTGGCCGGACCACCCGAAGCGGGACTGA